One Brevibacillus choshinensis genomic window carries:
- a CDS encoding RicAFT regulatory complex protein RicA family protein, with the protein MEQTNAYTQKEILDKARELAAMISRTNEVDFFKRAELQIKHNERVQELIDSLKQKQKQMVMFESINKPELVKKVEDEFNAMQDELDSIPIVTEFKQSQVDVNDLLQMVTNVITNTVSERIILDTGGNPLTGETGGGPEKKHEGGCCS; encoded by the coding sequence ATGGAACAGACAAACGCATACACACAAAAAGAAATTTTAGACAAAGCACGTGAATTGGCAGCCATGATTTCCCGCACGAACGAGGTAGACTTTTTCAAGCGTGCAGAGCTGCAAATCAAGCACAATGAGCGAGTGCAAGAGCTGATTGATTCTCTCAAGCAAAAGCAGAAGCAAATGGTCATGTTCGAGTCCATCAACAAGCCTGAGCTCGTGAAAAAAGTGGAAGATGAATTCAATGCCATGCAGGATGAGCTGGATTCCATTCCGATCGTAACCGAGTTCAAGCAATCCCAAGTAGACGTGAATGACCTCTTGCAAATGGTCACGAATGTGATCACGAATACCGTATCCGAGCGTATTATTCTAGATACAGGCGGTAACCCTCTGACTGGCGAAACAGGCGGAGGCCCAGAGAAGAAACACGAGGGCGGCTGCTGCTCGTAA
- the cbpB gene encoding cyclic-di-AMP-binding protein CbpB, translated as MNQDIPLLHTPIKDLIIASTKVAHVQLGNSLEHALLVLIKSGYSAIPVLDHQYRLHGLISTNMIMNKALGLERFETEKMSEHTVDEVMETKIARLKYTDDFLKALEVSINHPFICIEDEDQYFQGILTRKSILALSYRHFRNLPYPNTEQQSTATE; from the coding sequence ATGAATCAGGATATCCCATTGCTACATACACCCATTAAAGATCTCATCATAGCTTCCACAAAAGTCGCTCATGTTCAACTTGGCAACTCCCTCGAGCATGCCCTACTGGTCTTAATTAAGTCAGGCTACTCGGCAATCCCCGTTTTGGATCATCAGTACCGCTTGCATGGATTAATCAGCACCAATATGATTATGAACAAGGCACTGGGTTTGGAACGCTTCGAAACGGAAAAGATGTCCGAACATACGGTCGATGAAGTCATGGAAACCAAAATCGCCAGACTGAAGTACACGGATGACTTTCTGAAAGCACTGGAAGTCTCCATCAATCACCCTTTTATTTGCATTGAAGATGAAGATCAGTATTTTCAAGGGATTCTCACTCGAAAATCAATCCTTGCTCTGTCTTATCGGCATTTTCGGAATCTGCCTTACCCGAATACAGAACAGCAATCAACCGCTACGGAGTAA
- a CDS encoding YheC/YheD family protein, translated as MNRIGIMLDWGIMQRGIKGDKSYEHLPYYVEIGKELGLEPVFFHPLHVMAGEEKVRGYFWNGSRLVPRLVQIPRVIHNRVLTGNARARGVISRLSKKKKVFNGLVVRDKRRVHQMLWKNPQIRKYLPHTVAYSPSQLRQFLEMYRVVYVKPSIGSVGIGVARIERHGNEYHFIASKKKKTMSLNQLMRTVRSWVGGKRFLIQQGIQLARYEGKTFDIRVSVQRNADKEWAVSGMVAKVANQHNKLSNLSRGGRAVPLTTAIAPTIAEDAQAETMERIKEAAIEIARQYSHHFPSLADLGMDMGIDEKGNPYLIEVNVRDQRYSFYKAGEKAMFKQTYRHPLEYGHTLLHEERKPKKKPA; from the coding sequence GTGAATAGAATCGGCATTATGTTGGACTGGGGCATTATGCAGAGGGGAATCAAAGGAGACAAGTCTTACGAGCACTTGCCTTATTATGTCGAAATCGGTAAAGAGCTTGGCTTGGAGCCGGTTTTTTTTCATCCCTTGCACGTTATGGCAGGTGAAGAAAAAGTCCGCGGATACTTTTGGAATGGGAGCCGGCTGGTCCCCCGTCTGGTTCAGATCCCACGTGTCATTCATAACCGAGTCTTGACCGGAAATGCCAGAGCGCGGGGTGTGATCAGTCGGCTCAGCAAAAAGAAGAAAGTCTTCAACGGACTGGTCGTACGGGATAAGCGAAGAGTCCATCAGATGCTTTGGAAAAACCCGCAGATTCGCAAGTATTTGCCGCATACGGTAGCGTACTCGCCTAGTCAGCTCAGACAGTTTTTGGAGATGTATCGGGTGGTATACGTGAAGCCTTCCATCGGCTCGGTTGGAATTGGAGTCGCACGCATTGAGCGGCATGGAAACGAGTATCATTTTATTGCGTCAAAAAAGAAAAAAACCATGTCCTTGAATCAGTTGATGCGAACCGTGCGCAGTTGGGTTGGGGGAAAGCGATTCTTAATCCAGCAAGGTATTCAATTGGCACGCTACGAGGGAAAAACCTTTGACATTCGCGTATCTGTTCAGCGGAATGCGGATAAGGAATGGGCTGTGAGCGGTATGGTCGCCAAAGTTGCCAATCAGCATAACAAACTTAGCAACCTGTCTCGTGGAGGCCGAGCAGTACCATTGACGACAGCCATTGCACCGACGATCGCAGAGGATGCGCAAGCAGAGACGATGGAGCGCATCAAGGAAGCAGCCATTGAGATCGCCAGACAGTATTCCCACCATTTCCCGTCTCTGGCCGACTTGGGGATGGACATGGGGATCGACGAAAAAGGCAACCCGTACTTGATTGAGGTAAACGTGAGAGACCAGCGCTACTCATTTTACAAAGCAGGCGAAAAAGCCATGTTTAAGCAGACGTACCGACATCCGTTAGAATACGGGCATACATTGCTTCACGAAGAAAGAAAGCCGAAAAAAAAACCTGCTTGA
- a CDS encoding S-layer homology domain-containing protein — MKRALAIFLSVMMFLTVVPFASAANSSFSDVPRSHWAYKEITEMAEKGIIAGYDNGTFRPNNKVTRAEFAKIMIAAADVDIDKRSVSQTFKDVPRSHWAFYYVEYAKPYLTGYKSGSTYTYKPNDSAVREDIAVALVRLLGYDKKYKADLNQLKKFRDDDDISPALRSYIAIAIQTNLMQGSNNYFRPQDPITRAEAASLLYRALIDRKDDDETKVVFPAPVEPKPNPTPIKLSDAFSETNLKNWETDKANGSWGVINKQATAISTDKDLDHYLLPLNWDESDKVTHYELSVDVNVSGTEGLGGLFFNGKDGQSNVVFVQKDRVVLGKVKDVKDDDIDWIASGSYKLKSTNRLKVVVDGSSVSIFMNGQFLFGQQQIKQEGTKLGLYLQREATSETPRKMTYLDNFLFQEVK; from the coding sequence ATGAAAAGAGCACTAGCCATATTTTTATCGGTGATGATGTTCTTGACTGTCGTTCCGTTCGCGAGTGCCGCCAATTCATCCTTCTCCGACGTCCCGCGCAGTCACTGGGCGTATAAAGAAATTACGGAGATGGCAGAAAAAGGCATTATCGCGGGCTACGACAATGGGACATTCCGTCCTAACAACAAGGTAACCCGTGCTGAGTTTGCAAAGATCATGATTGCAGCAGCCGATGTTGACATCGATAAGCGCTCTGTCTCACAAACCTTCAAGGATGTACCGAGATCCCACTGGGCGTTTTACTACGTGGAGTACGCCAAGCCATATCTGACTGGTTACAAATCGGGCTCTACCTACACGTACAAACCGAATGACTCAGCTGTTCGTGAGGATATTGCCGTTGCACTGGTTCGATTGCTCGGCTACGACAAAAAGTATAAAGCCGATCTGAACCAATTGAAGAAGTTCCGGGATGACGACGATATCTCGCCTGCACTCCGCTCTTACATCGCGATCGCAATCCAAACGAATCTCATGCAAGGCTCGAACAACTACTTCCGTCCGCAAGATCCGATCACTCGCGCGGAAGCCGCTTCTCTGCTCTATCGCGCTCTGATCGATCGCAAGGATGACGACGAAACCAAAGTGGTCTTCCCAGCTCCGGTCGAGCCAAAGCCAAACCCAACGCCAATCAAACTCAGCGATGCCTTCTCCGAAACCAATCTGAAGAATTGGGAAACTGACAAGGCCAATGGCTCCTGGGGTGTCATCAACAAGCAAGCAACTGCCATTTCCACTGATAAGGATTTGGACCACTACCTGCTCCCCTTGAACTGGGATGAGTCGGATAAAGTAACCCACTATGAATTGTCGGTAGATGTGAACGTATCGGGAACAGAAGGCTTAGGTGGTCTGTTCTTCAATGGAAAAGACGGGCAATCAAACGTCGTGTTCGTTCAAAAGGATCGTGTTGTCCTCGGAAAAGTCAAAGACGTAAAAGATGACGATATTGATTGGATCGCTTCCGGCTCCTACAAACTGAAATCAACCAATCGTCTCAAGGTCGTCGTTGATGGCAGCTCCGTATCCATCTTCATGAACGGACAGTTCCTTTTCGGCCAGCAGCAAATTAAGCAAGAAGGAACGAAGCTGGGACTGTATCTGCAGCGTGAAGCAACTAGCGAAACGCCTCGCAAAATGACGTACCTCGATAATTTCTTGTTCCAAGAAGTGAAGTAA
- the cotE gene encoding outer spore coat protein CotE yields the protein MSGTDKDLQCRELIAKAVCGKGHKFTTSTHTIIPSQTPSTILGCWLINTNFQAEKVGDAVEVSGTYDANLWFSFANNTQTEVKRETVNFSVLVPLTFFDKNCRGDLEIVARAVEQPKCVKAELSPGGTITVKVESEFAVEIIGETKVCVVVCNNCDEKDFHVLGDYEENSDEFDDFDSASLLDELD from the coding sequence ATGTCGGGTACAGACAAAGATCTACAGTGCCGGGAACTCATCGCGAAAGCTGTCTGCGGTAAAGGCCATAAATTCACTACTAGCACCCACACCATCATACCGTCGCAAACTCCTTCGACGATCCTCGGATGCTGGTTGATAAACACGAACTTCCAGGCAGAGAAAGTCGGAGACGCGGTTGAAGTATCTGGTACGTATGACGCCAACCTGTGGTTCTCGTTTGCAAATAACACGCAAACCGAAGTCAAGAGGGAAACTGTCAATTTCTCCGTACTCGTTCCGCTAACGTTCTTCGATAAAAACTGCAGAGGCGATCTTGAAATCGTTGCTCGTGCCGTGGAACAACCGAAGTGCGTGAAAGCCGAGTTGAGTCCTGGAGGAACAATCACAGTCAAGGTTGAAAGCGAGTTTGCGGTAGAAATCATTGGAGAAACAAAGGTGTGCGTTGTTGTCTGCAATAACTGCGATGAAAAAGACTTCCATGTGCTTGGAGACTACGAAGAGAACAGCGACGAATTTGACGACTTTGATTCAGCCAGCTTGCTCGACGAGCTTGACTAA
- a CDS encoding lipoyl protein ligase domain-containing protein — protein sequence MSFSINQPFKWMDSGTYQGSPLEPLVQDEALAAGMRDLGSPPVIHLWVYDQGLYLGRRDAKLPHLETALRQFGHDGFGCVLRSSGGACVPLDAGVLNLACLLPDTSISIDSFFSFVAELLQVGLRDYGSIQFGEVAGSYCAGEYDFSLYGKKIGGMAQRRTRFGSILQLCIQVDERPRGEWMERFYQLAGLDEMENHKPIPRIDGATVGSIAGLTKKLVTVDDVKARLLSAIRTEWPVTPTPFHVQDDLQREAQHHLSSRLHLFSYTAKELAAPDWKLPE from the coding sequence ATGTCATTTTCTATCAATCAACCGTTCAAATGGATGGATTCGGGTACCTATCAAGGGAGCCCATTAGAACCGCTCGTTCAGGATGAAGCATTGGCTGCCGGCATGCGTGATCTTGGCTCACCGCCTGTCATTCACCTTTGGGTGTACGATCAAGGCCTCTACCTTGGTCGTCGGGATGCGAAATTGCCGCATCTGGAAACCGCACTGCGTCAATTTGGCCACGACGGCTTTGGATGTGTACTGCGTTCTTCTGGCGGCGCTTGTGTACCTCTGGATGCAGGAGTGCTTAATCTGGCCTGTCTGTTGCCGGATACGTCGATCTCGATTGACTCGTTCTTCTCGTTTGTCGCAGAGCTTTTACAAGTAGGCTTGCGTGATTACGGATCGATTCAATTTGGCGAAGTAGCCGGGTCCTATTGTGCGGGAGAGTACGACTTTTCTTTATACGGCAAAAAAATCGGAGGCATGGCTCAGCGGCGTACCCGCTTCGGCTCGATACTGCAGCTTTGCATCCAGGTGGACGAACGACCTCGGGGAGAATGGATGGAACGTTTTTATCAACTGGCTGGTTTGGATGAAATGGAGAACCACAAGCCCATTCCACGCATTGATGGAGCTACGGTTGGCAGCATTGCCGGTTTGACAAAGAAACTCGTGACGGTCGATGACGTGAAAGCACGCCTGCTTTCGGCGATACGCACAGAGTGGCCGGTGACGCCTACTCCTTTCCATGTGCAGGATGACTTGCAACGCGAGGCGCAGCATCATCTGTCTTCACGTTTGCACCTGTTTTCCTACACAGCAAAAGAACTGGCTGCACCTGATTGGAAGTTGCCTGAATAA
- a CDS encoding tRNA (mnm(5)s(2)U34)-methyltransferase → MFPNVLEVARKLIKERVQAGETVIDATMGNGNDTLFLAQLVQGAGKVIAYDIQPLAMEKTRERLEREGVLEWVDMRLTSHEEIESVMEPVGAIMFNLGYLPGGDKEITTQAASTIRAIEAGLKVLRPGGIMTVMIYWGHSAGEVEKEAVETFCQTISQLDFLVLKYQYVNQQNQAPFLLAIERRDV, encoded by the coding sequence ATGTTTCCTAATGTTTTGGAGGTTGCACGCAAGTTGATCAAAGAGAGAGTGCAGGCAGGAGAAACCGTCATTGATGCGACGATGGGCAATGGCAACGATACGCTCTTCCTCGCCCAGCTTGTGCAGGGGGCTGGCAAAGTGATTGCGTATGACATTCAACCGCTGGCGATGGAAAAGACGCGTGAACGGCTAGAGCGTGAAGGGGTATTGGAATGGGTAGACATGCGCCTCACGAGCCATGAAGAAATCGAGTCGGTCATGGAGCCTGTTGGAGCCATCATGTTTAATCTCGGGTATTTGCCAGGAGGAGATAAAGAAATTACTACTCAGGCTGCCAGTACAATCCGGGCAATCGAGGCGGGTCTGAAGGTGCTGCGTCCGGGTGGCATCATGACCGTGATGATCTATTGGGGTCATTCCGCTGGTGAGGTGGAAAAAGAAGCGGTGGAAACCTTTTGCCAGACGATCAGCCAATTGGACTTTCTCGTCTTGAAATACCAGTACGTCAATCAGCAAAATCAGGCGCCCTTTTTGCTCGCCATCGAACGTAGAGACGTCTAG
- the miaB gene encoding tRNA (N6-isopentenyl adenosine(37)-C2)-methylthiotransferase MiaB — MKETKEATVDLKSTKSPKSTADFAKYFQAPSLKDAKQRGKEDIKVHYDFTIAEDMRDIGKGKRYHVRTYGCQMNEHDSETISGILEQMGYTASEEIEEADVILFNTCAIRENAEDKVFGELGHMKRLKHNNPNLILGVCGCMSQEEKVVNKILKSYQQVDLIFGTHNIHRLPELMRDAMFSKEMVIEVWSKEGDIVENMPKIREGNTKAWVNIMYGCDKFCTYCIVPYTRGKERSRRPEDVIAEVRDLARQGFKEIMLLGQNVNAYGKDFEDIQYGFGDLLDEIRKIDIPRIRFTTSHPRDFDDHLIEVLAKGGNLVEQIHLPVQSGSSEILKRMARKYTREHYLELVRKIKAAIPNVSLSSDIIVGFPGETDEQFEETISMVEEVRYDFAYTFIYSPREGTPAAVMEDNVPMEVKKARLYRLNEVLAKIGLEQNKKLQDQVLEVLVEGESKTNAEVLAGRTRTNKLVHFKGDKSLIGRYVHVKITDAKTWTLHGEIVTTVEV; from the coding sequence ATGAAGGAAACGAAAGAGGCGACTGTGGACTTAAAATCCACTAAGTCTCCGAAGAGCACGGCAGACTTTGCAAAATACTTTCAAGCACCTTCCCTTAAAGATGCGAAGCAGCGGGGGAAGGAAGATATCAAGGTTCACTACGACTTTACCATCGCGGAAGATATGCGTGACATCGGGAAAGGGAAGCGTTACCACGTCCGGACCTACGGCTGCCAAATGAATGAGCACGATTCAGAAACCATCTCAGGCATTCTCGAGCAGATGGGATATACAGCGTCTGAAGAGATTGAGGAAGCAGACGTGATCCTTTTCAATACCTGTGCCATCCGGGAAAATGCGGAGGACAAGGTTTTCGGAGAGCTGGGTCACATGAAACGGCTGAAGCACAACAACCCGAACCTCATACTCGGCGTCTGCGGCTGTATGTCGCAGGAAGAAAAGGTCGTAAACAAGATTTTGAAGAGCTACCAGCAAGTCGACCTGATCTTCGGCACACACAACATCCACCGTTTGCCTGAGCTTATGCGCGATGCCATGTTCAGCAAGGAAATGGTCATCGAGGTTTGGTCCAAAGAAGGCGACATCGTCGAGAACATGCCAAAGATCCGGGAAGGAAACACCAAAGCCTGGGTCAATATCATGTATGGCTGTGACAAATTCTGTACGTACTGCATTGTACCGTACACCCGTGGGAAAGAGCGCAGCCGCCGTCCGGAAGACGTCATCGCTGAAGTCCGTGATCTGGCTCGCCAAGGCTTCAAGGAAATCATGCTGCTTGGACAAAACGTCAATGCCTATGGCAAGGACTTTGAGGATATTCAGTACGGCTTTGGAGATTTGTTGGATGAGATCCGCAAGATTGACATTCCGCGCATTCGTTTCACGACAAGTCACCCTCGCGATTTCGACGATCATCTGATCGAAGTATTGGCCAAAGGCGGCAATCTGGTGGAGCAGATTCACTTGCCGGTGCAATCTGGCTCCAGTGAAATCCTGAAGCGGATGGCACGCAAATATACGCGTGAACACTACCTGGAGCTCGTGCGTAAAATTAAAGCGGCAATCCCGAATGTTTCTCTTTCCTCCGATATTATCGTCGGCTTCCCAGGCGAAACAGACGAGCAGTTTGAGGAAACCATTTCGATGGTGGAAGAGGTCCGCTACGATTTTGCTTATACGTTCATCTATTCGCCACGGGAAGGTACCCCTGCTGCCGTCATGGAAGACAACGTGCCGATGGAAGTGAAAAAAGCCCGCCTGTACCGACTGAATGAAGTGTTGGCTAAAATCGGTCTCGAGCAGAACAAAAAGCTTCAGGATCAAGTGCTGGAAGTTTTGGTCGAGGGTGAGTCGAAAACCAATGCAGAAGTATTGGCAGGGCGCACCCGCACGAACAAGCTGGTTCACTTCAAAGGAGACAAATCCTTGATCGGCCGATATGTACACGTTAAAATTACAGACGCGAAAACGTGGACACTCCACGGAGAAATCGTGACTACTGTCGAGGTGTAA
- a CDS encoding acyltransferase, producing the protein MNSNRKGTFQDLNALFVFGACTVLIIHILGFFVENQTDYPWNGDIEAISLILLRFGRSLFIFATGMLLFYWHQKKQMDWAAFWRKRWRVIVLPYMIWTAIFTGFQLQTINPVELAGPFFHSLFTGSSFYHLYYISLYLQLNVLFFLTKPLIERYMSMKVLVVLFLGQIGLYMLYEALFVDGMWAIDWTANPLLSLVQHSYVAGQNYFYMYVFTFALGAYAGLNVEKWRTWTYRLQSISYAVTIVTGAWIMIRYLNGTKSYAESLNIFDPLYLVYTLSFLLAFYSLSRYLGALPVIGKWLSRLAKQNMAIYMVHPLILFLMESYVIFRLDWSTPLIMLAMFVITPPLCIFLYEHTLISHWTRGGKPKSKPVYHMEAHKA; encoded by the coding sequence ATGAATAGCAATCGAAAGGGGACGTTTCAGGATCTGAATGCCCTTTTTGTGTTTGGGGCATGTACGGTATTGATTATTCACATCCTGGGTTTTTTCGTTGAAAATCAGACGGACTACCCATGGAACGGCGATATTGAAGCCATTTCCTTGATTTTGCTGAGATTTGGGCGCTCCCTGTTCATCTTCGCAACAGGTATGCTCCTATTCTACTGGCATCAAAAGAAGCAAATGGACTGGGCGGCGTTTTGGCGTAAGCGCTGGCGGGTCATCGTGCTACCCTATATGATTTGGACCGCAATTTTCACCGGCTTTCAATTGCAGACCATCAACCCGGTCGAGTTGGCTGGGCCGTTCTTTCACAGTCTGTTTACAGGGAGCTCTTTTTATCACCTGTATTACATTTCGCTTTACCTGCAGTTGAACGTACTGTTTTTCTTGACCAAGCCGCTTATTGAGCGTTACATGTCGATGAAAGTGCTGGTCGTGTTGTTTTTGGGCCAAATCGGACTTTACATGCTCTACGAAGCCCTTTTCGTCGATGGCATGTGGGCAATCGACTGGACAGCCAATCCGTTGCTCAGCCTTGTCCAGCATAGCTATGTTGCAGGGCAAAACTATTTTTACATGTACGTTTTCACGTTTGCTCTTGGCGCTTATGCGGGGTTGAACGTTGAAAAATGGCGTACCTGGACCTACCGATTGCAATCGATTTCCTATGCCGTAACCATCGTGACTGGGGCATGGATTATGATTCGGTACTTGAATGGTACAAAAAGCTATGCGGAGAGCCTCAACATTTTTGATCCACTGTACCTGGTCTACACGTTGAGCTTCCTCCTTGCCTTTTATTCTCTATCTCGTTATTTGGGAGCGCTTCCAGTTATAGGTAAATGGCTCTCCCGACTCGCGAAACAAAATATGGCCATCTACATGGTCCACCCATTGATCCTGTTTTTGATGGAGAGTTACGTCATTTTCCGGCTGGATTGGTCGACTCCTCTCATCATGCTGGCGATGTTTGTGATAACACCGCCGCTGTGCATCTTCTTGTACGAACACACGCTGATCTCGCACTGGACCCGCGGAGGAAAACCGAAATCCAAGCCGGTGTATCATATGGAGGCACACAAGGCGTAA
- a CDS encoding putative amidoligase domain-containing protein translates to MLARNQQEAEVLQQMTANTKEAVDLLNRPEVGRWLLRLSGIPVTSGKSSLPGWRIYRISLYQEHVLEMQRSTESPQWLLQRWEDPSFEPVELPSADPEVNLVRSLAARSIYAAGIDSGQVTIMAASPHRAKVVRVSPDWPMKAADAYLMKARQWWEAKMSAHPQELGRMGADPEFALRTPDGGMALASDYLKINGTVGCDTTRYREELAMHQHPVAELRPAPSEDPDDLFFHVLDALKLATRKINNPKLEWLGGGMPFAGYPIGGHIHFGGLTPTFSVRRKLDAYLALPLVLIEDEGCRLRRKRYGFLGDVREKEYGFEYRTLPSWLVHPDIARGLLHLARLVVTSLPRLQATPHLHLPYIKAYYRGEREVLRPYVRQIWEELSELPGYMLSRIHLDRYFTHLLTQESWPADEDLRKIWGIV, encoded by the coding sequence ATGCTGGCACGCAATCAACAGGAAGCGGAAGTGCTGCAACAGATGACTGCCAACACGAAGGAAGCCGTAGATTTATTGAATCGCCCTGAAGTTGGGCGCTGGCTTCTTCGGCTCAGCGGGATACCCGTCACTTCCGGGAAAAGCTCGCTGCCCGGATGGCGAATCTACAGAATCAGCCTGTATCAGGAGCATGTCCTGGAAATGCAGCGCAGTACGGAAAGTCCGCAATGGCTGCTCCAGCGCTGGGAGGACCCGTCATTTGAACCGGTGGAGCTTCCTTCTGCTGACCCTGAAGTCAATCTGGTGAGAAGCCTGGCAGCGCGAAGCATCTATGCGGCTGGGATCGATAGCGGACAGGTTACGATTATGGCTGCTTCTCCTCATCGCGCAAAAGTAGTGCGTGTCAGTCCGGATTGGCCCATGAAAGCGGCGGATGCCTACCTCATGAAAGCACGGCAGTGGTGGGAGGCAAAGATGTCTGCTCACCCACAAGAGCTAGGCAGGATGGGTGCAGACCCGGAATTCGCCCTGCGAACACCAGACGGGGGAATGGCACTGGCCTCTGATTATTTGAAAATAAATGGGACAGTCGGATGTGATACGACGAGATATCGGGAAGAACTGGCGATGCACCAGCATCCGGTAGCCGAGCTGCGACCGGCCCCATCGGAAGATCCGGACGATCTTTTCTTCCACGTCCTGGATGCCCTGAAGCTGGCGACGAGGAAGATCAATAATCCCAAACTGGAGTGGCTGGGAGGGGGAATGCCGTTTGCAGGCTATCCCATCGGAGGGCATATTCATTTTGGGGGTCTGACGCCTACTTTCTCCGTTCGTCGGAAATTGGACGCCTATTTGGCTTTGCCTCTGGTTTTGATAGAAGATGAGGGGTGCCGTCTCCGAAGAAAGCGTTATGGCTTTTTAGGGGATGTCCGGGAAAAAGAGTATGGCTTCGAATACCGGACGCTTCCCAGCTGGCTGGTCCATCCGGATATTGCCCGGGGGCTTTTGCACCTAGCAAGGCTGGTTGTGACTTCCTTGCCTCGATTGCAAGCAACGCCACATCTCCATCTTCCTTATATCAAAGCGTACTATCGAGGAGAGAGAGAGGTTCTGAGGCCATATGTTCGGCAAATATGGGAGGAGCTGTCAGAGCTTCCCGGGTATATGCTTTCCCGCATCCACCTGGATCGTTACTTTACGCACTTGCTGACTCAAGAATCCTGGCCAGCGGATGAAGATTTGCGGAAGATATGGGGAATTGTCTGA
- a CDS encoding MBL fold metallo-hydrolase produces the protein MRVTVLGYQSPYPGPGGATPGYLIETDHIRLLLDCGSGVLSELGKHFPIYELDALILSHYHHDHVADVGVLQYGLMVHQLFKERDPEKPLPIYAPETPTAHAENLPYRDATRFYPVREESTVTIGDIQIGFLRTDHGDGDPCYAMRLECGGKVLVYGADSGPATNWGSFIREADLFICEGTYLDHNLPKTPNGHLSVRQAAELAQEHACRALLITHLYHGYDAAEVRRQAEAYTAGKCYVAEVGLGINL, from the coding sequence ATGCGCGTTACTGTTTTGGGTTATCAATCTCCGTATCCTGGACCTGGGGGAGCGACCCCCGGTTATCTGATCGAGACGGACCACATTCGTCTCTTGCTTGATTGCGGGAGCGGAGTGCTGTCCGAATTAGGCAAGCATTTCCCTATTTATGAGCTGGACGCCCTGATTCTCTCTCATTACCATCATGATCATGTAGCGGACGTAGGTGTACTTCAATATGGCCTAATGGTCCATCAGTTGTTCAAAGAGAGGGATCCAGAGAAGCCTCTCCCCATCTATGCACCTGAAACACCGACTGCACATGCAGAAAATCTGCCGTATCGGGATGCGACCAGGTTTTACCCGGTACGAGAGGAGAGCACGGTGACGATTGGGGATATACAGATCGGTTTTTTGCGTACCGATCATGGAGATGGCGATCCCTGCTATGCGATGCGTCTGGAGTGCGGGGGCAAGGTCTTGGTCTACGGGGCTGACAGTGGTCCTGCAACGAACTGGGGAAGCTTTATCAGAGAGGCTGATCTTTTCATCTGCGAAGGGACCTATTTGGATCATAATTTGCCAAAAACACCGAACGGTCATCTATCGGTGAGGCAAGCGGCAGAATTGGCACAGGAGCATGCCTGCCGAGCCTTGTTGATCACGCATCTATACCATGGCTACGATGCCGCTGAAGTGCGCAGGCAAGCAGAGGCCTATACCGCCGGGAAGTGCTATGTGGCAGAGGTCGGGCTGGGAATTAACCTATAG